In a genomic window of Helianthus annuus cultivar XRQ/B chromosome 10, HanXRQr2.0-SUNRISE, whole genome shotgun sequence:
- the LOC110881942 gene encoding auxin-responsive protein SAUR21: MGIIRFSCLNGNAKRFSKLQSTCKENQSQVPKGYFAVYVGEIQKTRFVVPLSLLEHPLFQSLLRKSEEEFGFKHPMGGVTIICPEDDFVDITSKLLVS, translated from the coding sequence ATGGGTATCATCCGATTCTCTTGTCTAAATGGCAATGCAAAAAGATTTAGCAAACTGCAGTCAACATGCAAAGAGAATCAATCCCAAGTGCCAAAAGGTTATTTTGCGGTTTATGTTGGAGAGATACAAAAGACACGATTTGTCGTCCCTTTATCGCTTTTGGAGCATCCATTGTTTCAAAGCTTGTTACGCAAGTCGGAGGAGGAGTTTGGATTCAAACATCCCATGGGAGGAGTAACCATTATATGCCCAGAAGATGACTTCGTCGACATCACCTCGAAGTTGCTTGTGTCATGA